Genomic segment of Deltaproteobacteria bacterium:
GTCAGGGTTGGCGCGATCCCCAAATAAAAATCTTGATGAGGGGGTATAAATGGCACGGATAAGGAGAAATTTTTACCGGAGGAGTTCCAAAAGGAAAGTGCCCCCAAAATCCTTTAAGGTAACCTGCGCCCGTTGTGGAAAAGAGCTGTGGATGGAGGTCTCCCCTCCTCCCGAAAAAGCTCTTCTTTGCCTTGATTGTTACAATCAATGAGGAGGGAAAATGAATACAAAAATTTATGTGGGCAACCTCCCTTTCCAGACCACCGAACCGGACCTTAAAACTCATTTTTCCCAAGCCGGAGACGTCGTATCGGTTAAGATCTTAAAGGACCATCAAACCGGCCATCCGCGGGGATTCGCCTTTGTGGAAATGTCGACCCGCAGGGAAGCTCAGAAAGCCATCTCCATGCTGAATAAAAGAGGTTTTATGGAAAAAGAGTTGCTGGTGAAAGAGGCAAGAGTCCGCCCCGGTTTCCGGGGGAGAAGATACTAAGGGTACAGATTAATTCCTCAATCTGTACGAAATTAAACGACCATCTTTGAAGTTTCTTCCATCATCCCCGTATAGGTAATAACCAAGCAAATCGTAAGATTTTTCCTCAAAAAGACTATCCGGTCAGGTCGTCATTTTTTATCCCATCTACCCGCGGAGTTTCTTGTTACGCCGCCAGCGTAAGTGGTGAGAAAAAATAAAGATGGAAATGATAAAGGCGCCAATGACGTCGGTGATGAAACCCGGTTCAATGAGTAAAATCCCCGCGGCCATAGCCAAAAAGCGCTCGGTCCAGGTGCACCGAACCACGGCGAATCCCTGCAAGCCAATGGCAAAGGCGGTCACACCGATGATGCTGGTGAATACGATTTGAATAATCTCGGCCAGCGGTGCGGCTAAGAGAAGACCTTGCCCCGAAATCCACATGTAGGGAATGATGAAGGCCACGATACTAAATTTAAATGCGGTCCACCCCACCTTATTGGGATTCGCACCGGCAATGGCTCCTGCGGCATAGGCCGAAAGAGCGACCGGAGGCGTGATGGTCGAAATACAGCCAAAATAAAAGACAAAGAGGTGGGCGGCCAAGAGAGGTACACCGATCTTGATGAGGGCGGGTACGGCCATCGTGGC
This window contains:
- a CDS encoding RNA-binding protein; amino-acid sequence: MNTKIYVGNLPFQTTEPDLKTHFSQAGDVVSVKILKDHQTGHPRGFAFVEMSTRREAQKAISMLNKRGFMEKELLVKEARVRPGFRGRRY
- a CDS encoding DUF3394 domain-containing protein encodes the protein LLMGALPKNFLEAVDKGIRSITSVAVACACSGIIIGVISLTGLGLKFSSLMIATPGESIWIALFLTMLASLILGCGLPTTAAYVVLATMAVPALIKIGVPLLAAHLFVFYFGCISTITPPVALSAYAAGAIAGANPNKVGWTAFKFSIVAFIIPYMWISGQGLLLAAPLAEIIQIVFTSIIGVTAFAIGLQGFAVVRCTWTERFLAMAAGILLIEPGFITDVIGAFIISIFIFSHHLRWRRNKKLRG